A stretch of the Leopardus geoffroyi isolate Oge1 chromosome B2, O.geoffroyi_Oge1_pat1.0, whole genome shotgun sequence genome encodes the following:
- the STX11 gene encoding syntaxin-11 isoform X2 has translation MDEEKEKKTMSQPQSKMKDRLAELLEVTKNYDQQFPDGDDEFDPPHEDLEFETDHILQSLYRNIQDLQDENQQLMTDVKRLGKQNARFLTSMRRLSSIKRDTNTIAKDIKARGENIHRKLCAMKALSEEAEAQHGAHSAVARIARAQYSALMRTFQRAMYEYNQAEMKQRDNCKIRIQRQLEIMGKDVSGDQIEDMFEQGKWDVFSENLLADVKGARAALNEIESRHRELLRLESRIRDVHELFLQMAVLVEEQADTLNVIELNVQKTVDYTGQAKVQVRKAMQHTKKKPCRTVCCFCCPCLN, from the coding sequence GCAAAATGAAGGACCGGCTGGCCGAACTTCTGGAGGTAACCAAGAACTATGACCAGCAGTTCCCAGACGGGGACGACGAATTTGACCCGCCCCATGAGGACCTCGAGTTCGAGACGGACCACATCCTGCAGTCCTTGTACCGAAACATCCAGGACCTTCAGGATGAAAACCAGCAGCTGATGACGGACGTGAAGCGGCTGGGGAAGCAGAACGCCCGCTTCCTCACGTCCATGCGGCGCCTCAGCAGCATCAAGCGGGACACCAACACGATCGCCAAGGACATCAAGGCGCGGGGCGAGAACATCCACCGCAAGCTGTGCGCGATGAAGGCACTGAGCGAGGAGGCCGAGGCCCAGCACGGCGCGCACTCGGCGGTGGCGCGCATCGCGCGCGCGCAGTACAGCGCCCTCATGCGCACCTTCCAGCGCGCCATGTACGAGTACAACCAGGCCGAGATGAAGCAGCGCGACAACTGCAAGATCCGCATCCAGCGCCAGCTGGAGATCATGGGCAAGGACGTCTCCGGCGACCAGATCGAGGACATGTTCGAGCAGGGCAAGTGGGACGTGTTCTCCGAGAACTTGCTGGCCGACGTGAAGGGCGCGCGGGCGGCCCTCAACGAGATCGAGAGCCGCCACCGCGAGCTGCTGCGGCTGGAGAGCCGCATCCGCGACGTGCACGAGCTCTTCTTGCAGATGGCGGTGCTGGTGGAAGAGCAGGCCGACACGCTGAACGTCATCGAGCTCAACGTGCAGAAGACCGTCGACTACACCGGCCAGGCCAAGGTGCAGGTGCGCAAGGCCATGCAGCACACGAAGAAAAAGCCCTGCCGGACCgtctgctgcttctgctgcccCTGCCTCAACTAG
- the STX11 gene encoding syntaxin-11 isoform X1, with amino-acid sequence MKDRLAELLEVTKNYDQQFPDGDDEFDPPHEDLEFETDHILQSLYRNIQDLQDENQQLMTDVKRLGKQNARFLTSMRRLSSIKRDTNTIAKDIKARGENIHRKLCAMKALSEEAEAQHGAHSAVARIARAQYSALMRTFQRAMYEYNQAEMKQRDNCKIRIQRQLEIMGKDVSGDQIEDMFEQGKWDVFSENLLADVKGARAALNEIESRHRELLRLESRIRDVHELFLQMAVLVEEQADTLNVIELNVQKTVDYTGQAKVQVRKAMQHTKKKPCRTVCCFCCPCLN; translated from the coding sequence ATGAAGGACCGGCTGGCCGAACTTCTGGAGGTAACCAAGAACTATGACCAGCAGTTCCCAGACGGGGACGACGAATTTGACCCGCCCCATGAGGACCTCGAGTTCGAGACGGACCACATCCTGCAGTCCTTGTACCGAAACATCCAGGACCTTCAGGATGAAAACCAGCAGCTGATGACGGACGTGAAGCGGCTGGGGAAGCAGAACGCCCGCTTCCTCACGTCCATGCGGCGCCTCAGCAGCATCAAGCGGGACACCAACACGATCGCCAAGGACATCAAGGCGCGGGGCGAGAACATCCACCGCAAGCTGTGCGCGATGAAGGCACTGAGCGAGGAGGCCGAGGCCCAGCACGGCGCGCACTCGGCGGTGGCGCGCATCGCGCGCGCGCAGTACAGCGCCCTCATGCGCACCTTCCAGCGCGCCATGTACGAGTACAACCAGGCCGAGATGAAGCAGCGCGACAACTGCAAGATCCGCATCCAGCGCCAGCTGGAGATCATGGGCAAGGACGTCTCCGGCGACCAGATCGAGGACATGTTCGAGCAGGGCAAGTGGGACGTGTTCTCCGAGAACTTGCTGGCCGACGTGAAGGGCGCGCGGGCGGCCCTCAACGAGATCGAGAGCCGCCACCGCGAGCTGCTGCGGCTGGAGAGCCGCATCCGCGACGTGCACGAGCTCTTCTTGCAGATGGCGGTGCTGGTGGAAGAGCAGGCCGACACGCTGAACGTCATCGAGCTCAACGTGCAGAAGACCGTCGACTACACCGGCCAGGCCAAGGTGCAGGTGCGCAAGGCCATGCAGCACACGAAGAAAAAGCCCTGCCGGACCgtctgctgcttctgctgcccCTGCCTCAACTAG